gtccagtatttctctatcggccggaactgggggcagttttggggggttgaggtccttcggtattacgctgaccccgttcgttgcgtaccattccataaccgttttgctgtaatggcagcttgcgaggtccggccaaaacattactggacggtcgtgggcacgaattaacggcagaatccgtttctgtaggcactcttttttgtagacttctgatgtcattgtcttgtcagtgagaaagactttggttttctgtccacaactgcatatcccctgccaaatcatgtacttgcgggcgaatttatccgcaaacacgaacttaaattttgcaggtacatccccccgagccgtcgccaaataaaatttttaacctgggatttgcccaaagtccgccttcacgtaggtctcatcgtccatcagaatacatccgtcgaacttggtcagcacttggtcgtacagctttcgagcacggattctggccacattgttctgcttcagcgtccgatttggctatttgctggctcggaatgaccttattccttcccggagacgaattcgtcgcaccgtactgtgagcggcctggaacttattggtcaaatcgcggtctgaaagattgggattcctcttgacggccttgatgactttcccacgcagtttccggtcgacagttccactccgacgcttcgaatgcggcttccgagccgtcgtcaatgtttccttgtactgcttgataacacgccatacggtatttctgggcctcttaagctgtttagctagcttcgatgccgacaacaatggattttcaagaaaactgtgcacaatttgatctctccgttcggcttccatggcggttgtttacaaaatgctatcgtttggtgttatgacataaatacatagtgaaaggtaatgaatttcccgacacgtgggtgaaaaaagtttccaaatccgtccactaggagcgccacaatgagcaaaagaatttgttccattattaaatgaagcagactttagtgaAAAGTTTCgacaaattttctcaatataCTGATTTTGATTCTCTTCTACGCAACTTCAATCTGCAAATCTATACTATTCCATACagaaaaatgtcatcaaaaagatcattttcgttatttgtatatccaagataaaaaaaaagtttatgagcTCTTTTAAGAATCTCTTGCTATACATgccattttacaaatgaaaataaaacacatgTTGTTGAAAGTAGAAACTGTAGAAAACATCTTTCAGTTATCTAAATATTTGTCCTAAGCTTTTTCAAATCAGttcaaaatacacatttttccTAAGTTAAAGAGCTAGTTTCGACTAATCTGAGGGCGCTGAACCAAAATTTGCAGTTAgttatttttctatcatttctcGTTTTAGAGATAACTTTGCTCAATTTtaggcaaaactgtagaaaattatttaaatttgaaaaaatatggttttagctCAATGATAAACTTTCCCGAAAACCGCGAGTTCTTTTGATTCCTGAGAAAAGAAAGGAAAAGCCAtacaagttttctttttgttaattttttctcaattcttaaaatttcaaggaattttttaGAAGTTATAATCTAAAATTGTCtctgatatttttaaagcataatccggattgttttgaaatctttcatatcaaacatttaaaagattttcttaAGAGAAGGCAGAAAAGTTTTTCACTTTGGAAGATTTAGCCGAATTCCGGTACTTgaagaaaatcaccaaaaatctcTTCTAGAAAAGAAACTCTAAAATCGTcgttctcttcataaaaataccttttcttcttggctgattccaaaaaagtaaagagaaataaaaaaaaaacaaaagtagaagaaaaaagtatagttcacCTATTCACCGCTAGACGTCTTTGACGTTTGTTGTCGGTGAGAGTTTTCGAAACGACTTATTGTTGGCACCGTCTTTCTCCCATGTTAGTTTGTTTCCCGATATTGAGCATGgtaataagataaaaattatatttgaaatactgaaaactatttataacaGCAATGTTAAATATTGCtagataaaatacttcaaatcttGCTCACAACCGTGCATgcaattaaatatgaaaaaacataTCGTTGAGTGTTGAAGGCATAAttggacattttgaaaaatgaagctaGAAAGTTacgtgtttgtaaacaatcggATGTGTTGAACGACGACGATGTTAATAATTTTACCACAGAATTTGACGAAGTACAATTAATTAGGTTAAATCGATTACCAATGTTGTTAGAACTTGTAAATGTACCGGAATTGTTGTGGTTCTTTCATCCTTCAATGGGATAGCGTTCAATGGTTGATCCAATAAAAGTTAATAAACTTCTCAGCCAAACATTTTGGCATTCGAaagagtttttcgaaatttccatccgaaatatcAAATGGATTACTAATATCTCTCAAATAACGACGATGCCGAAGtagttcgattttttcttgGCGTTTAGGTATACCGCTTTTTTTTTGCACAGTAATATGATACAATCATTTGctccattattttcaagttttaatagGTATTaacgtttaatttaaaaaaaaatcatcactgaaaagaaatgtctttttaaatttccgaagcaaaaatgccgacgaaattaaaaatctcgttttcatttcaaacgtcaaaaaaatgtcttctttgaATTGACCAGAATGTCAATCTAAGACAAtttcacaacgaaaaaaatccgaaaagattaaaaatcatgttttcttttttaaacgtcAGAAAATGTCTTCTTTAAATTCATCGGAATTTCaagataagaaaatttcaaaaatgtcatcaatgatttcttttctttcacgacattttttgcccggaattcggctgctgaactcgaaatttttaattagattttttctaTCACCTCTTGTATTGGTGATTTggcaattataaatattaaaaataagttagGAACCTTGTTAGTTTTgtgtaaaatcaatcattaggGAAGAGtagggtaacgtgggccactctaaatatcacAGCTGTGTGtcgagataaaaatctcaatccaactgtcatcgtcgttgctttgcgtaagcatgtttgtctatatgttgttgacttatgtacagGGGGGTGAGGACAAGAGAGACGCCCGTGGCAATGATGTCGTCGCGACGGTATCGAACATTTCGCACATTTCGTGCACCGTCGAACTTACAATACTGTTCAAATTGTTCAGGGTTCagtaaaagctcaaatttactcatgtaaacgttactttaaaattctgcaaaaaaccatggatgagttttgaaccaatacaaagcttttaagaccccagggtttgagaaatgcTCCCAAAGTTCAGACTGTAGTCCCACACAACAGTTATTGTTCAGCCTCACAATCCATCGGGACGCCTTACAATCCATCGGGACGGCTAATCACAGGGGGGGGGTGAATCATAttcttatgattttagttttgtcatgttctttcacgtggaaaaggaattttcgataaaacatcaataagtcacacaaacgcaaccaatttgcgaatcatagcttgtgggaaatcatgggccacattttgtggggtatcttgggccacctatattttggtgtttttatacacattcagaacttaaaatacgctTTTCCTATcggcaaagttttcttatgccaaataaagatttgtgaaaaatattttgtccatttttccaatgcgatagagacgaacataaattccatataaggaattttgccaaaatgttcgcgagccaggaattaggaactattcgatcatacacaactctcttgtTTATTTCCTTATAtgaaaatgctttaaaataactaaaaatgaattatgaaatttcagttttgggtcaactcataaactttgaacgttatctagtcaatttggatttggtggcccacattTCCCCACAGTTtgaaaacagtcagaatttgggaaattaatgtatttaaaaaataaataaaaatgcctgaagataccttaaaaatgtagaaaacttttcgattaattgttttctttttatcttttataataaaaaaagttatgaagcaaagaaaaaaaaaaaggcctatgataccccactctcccctaataatTGATGAACTtaccaaattatataaaaaacaaaaacaaaatgactTAGAACCTATTTATCATCCACCATTTATTAAACGATACATATTACATGGAAGATTGCAATAAAGTGGtaagtttctgaaaaaaaagagtCACATTTGGccacaaacatttttttagaaaattgaatagataacATTACAACAACTATTTCTGCCATccctaaaaaaaagttttccgtaGTTTGCTACTGTAGAATTTAATCTATTTAACAATGGTGTTCAAGAATGCAGAGCATTTTGCATAATTCGGAttgttttgaaatctttaacaATGTTGTTAATGGATTGAAATCTTTTATACCAAACACTcaaagggggggtagggtctaacgggtataaaaaaacaccattttcacgatttttttctagagctatcgttcaaacaaatgtattcaaaatttttgcatcatacaaagcattgttaaaagaacatttagtatttttttcgtagaaaaatattgaaaaatgagccggtgacggagcattttcgaggatgccttttagaaaacaggatttgcggtggacactgtatctcagcacagaatcatctgaagtaaaaaaaatcagagcaaaatatttttaatagatgtttttctggaccccaaggtttttatttaacttaaaaatatttttatgaaatttttgtggctgtttgaagtaaaaactacgatttttcacttaaaaatccgccatttttcacctctaaaatctccccaaagtaaaaaaatcaaaaaagaaaaacgttggggtctggtattttatatgtagaaaatatgttccaaatttaaaaagaatcggataagtagttttcaaatgacgatgtccacagactttaaaaatgtgctttcgagaaaaacgcgtttgaagtttctgctcttgctttcttgcagtattagataggaggagataaaggcctataacttctacagttttgcttcaattgacttgaaaatttgacacaacattcttgaaatgttttacaataagaaaataaaaaaataaaaaaatcgattttttgaaagtgttagaccctaccccccccttaagagaaGGCAGAAAAGTTTTTGACTTGACAAATGTACGGTGTagattgtatgtatgtatgtatgtgtattTAAGATACAACATCATACATGTGTAgattgtacacatattcgaaaACCGGCCTGCTTAGATTTCTGCTGACTCAACAcgcgtcatcatcatcatcatcgtcatcatcaatAAAGCAATAGCAtggctaaaaaaaaaagattttgatgtATTCTAAcattgcttttaaaaataagaattcagtTGAAAACCAAAAGTCAGTTAATTGTGTCGTTTTCTGACACTAAATAAAGTTAATTTTGATGGTGAGGTTGAGTGAGCAACCTGCAAAATAAgtgatatgaataaaaaaaaacaaaaaaaacctttttttgttcTGCTCAATCAGAAGCTGAATCCACAGTGATCGCAAGCaatcaatcaataattttataattgctttaaaacatatttccatATATTATTAAATAAAGTCAATGAATATATGCGAGTTGTATGTACACATGATTTTACTCATCATACTTCATACTACATTTCAGGatatatttaaaacattttacttTCTTGGGTGTGATTGATCGTAGTTTTACCTTTAATTCTAGTTACAAAAAAGGTCGATAAACGGGGTTGAGCGTTCAACTATAGGTAAAACTTGAGTTCAATGGAGTGGTAAGATTTTGATTATGGTATGGTTTGGTAAGATTATTTCACTatatatcgatttttgaatgtCTATATAAATATTAGAATGATCAATCAggtgccagctgggcaggtatatacacgtatgcggaatacctgttgAATATTCATAACATGCtcaatgttatgaattttaaaacggCTGTGTAGGTGATTGACTCATTCTCTCAAATAACACTATCATACACACGAAATACATTCACGCCacaacagttcatacgaagccatggtgtcgggtatgcggTGATTTGCATTAAAGATTTGCCGAAATTTTAATCTAAAGGATGCAATTTAGCGCATGCGTTGGCGAAACtgtggtgaatccgtgcacccatggtggattatctacatacatacatacatacatacagaagGCAGAAAAGTTTTTGACTTTGGAAGATTTATATTTCCTGCAGCCGAATTCCAGTACTTgaagaaaatcaccaaaaatctctcctagaaaagaaattctaaaatcatcgttctcttcataaaaatgcCTTTCCTTCTTGGCTGATTGCGAAAAAgtaaagagaaataaaaaaaaaaacaaaagtaagataagaaaaaagtatagttcacCTATTCACCGCTAGACGTCTTTGACGTTTTTTCAaccatttgaacttcaaaattaattcatagaATACTGATAATTAACaacatttcttcttcttcttcttctttctggtTTCAGCAGGGGTCACAACACAAGATGGTAGCCATGTGACAGGTGTTGAACAGTCATAATAGTCAAAAGATTTagctaaataaaaacaaaattatagtATCGATGATTTAATAACTACCCGCATGAATCAGTATCATAAAACGACCGTAACTGTAATCTTTCTCCTGAGACACCCAAAAGATTACCCTAATGGTTATCAGATTATTCAAGTATGATTATATGAATCGTTTTGGGTATCGTTTGGACACACTTTACGATACAGTGAACGGGTTGTTAAGTAGAGTTACGATTCAACAACGATTCAAATGCAACGAACCGGTTGGATCATACATGTTATCTTTTGTTAATGATCTACCCATAAAATAAGGATGATACGATGTATCTTCAATTATTAATAATaagatcaataaaataaataaaagttcgTGGTACTCGAGTTTGTTTATTCAACATttaattacaatattttttaaaaatcacactACACCAAAAACGTGCACTTAATAAGCGGTTCTATTGAGGCAGTATGTTCCCGAGATGCTGAGATGGTGCCGAGGATATAGACCGGTAGGGTTGATGTTACCTATAGTGGCCACAGTGTTGCTACCGTTTCCATCATTATTTTTCTGCGCTTCGTTTATCGCAGCTCCGCAGCTTCGATTTTGCGCCCTCGTCTGAAGCTGCCAAAAATTGCCATACAGCTTctggaagaaaaaatatttttaataggcATCTTTTTTTGGTTACAATTACTTTAAGTAAGGTACTCACCATTACCATCAGAGCAGGTGCCATCTCCGAACGTTCCGACGAGTCCCGAGGAGTCCCgggagattttttcaaaacccgGGCCAACTCAGCCACGTGTTTTGACATGACAGCAGAAAAATTGATGGCGTGTtgcaaaaaaactcaatttgttttcagaaccatttattgaatctttcaaaaataattcgttATCGTTTTATCGCGTTGctaaaattatctttttggGTTTTAGAATATCAATCGTatctttcgaaaataatttttttgcgtTCTAGCAAAGACGCATTGAGCCAAGATGCCATTTGACACGTtactattaatgtaatcagaatGGAATAATACGGACGTTT
This sequence is a window from Uranotaenia lowii strain MFRU-FL chromosome 3, ASM2978415v1, whole genome shotgun sequence. Protein-coding genes within it:
- the LOC129753127 gene encoding uncharacterized protein LOC129753127, producing the protein MSKHVAELARVLKKSPGTPRDSSERSEMAPALMVMKLYGNFWQLQTRAQNRSCGAAINEAQKNNDGNGSNTVATIGNINPTGLYPRHHLSISGTYCLNRTAY